One window from the genome of Bacillus weihaiensis encodes:
- a CDS encoding phosphatase PAP2 family protein, which produces MKTKLITNMYDFECKLFKSVNRHYDQKFLNFYFRNITHLGGATATIAACFLLMIFSKGSYQATSIVSAVSLLLSHLPVAVVKKLYPRKRPYIALDETKVPANPLEDHSFPSGHTTAIFSVIIPFILFMPQLSVVLLPIAISIGLSRMYLGLHYPSDVLVGSLLGSSTALLTYLFLHEFLLINWF; this is translated from the coding sequence ATGAAAACAAAGTTGATTACAAACATGTATGATTTCGAATGTAAGCTATTTAAAAGCGTGAACCGTCATTATGACCAGAAGTTTTTAAATTTTTATTTTCGAAATATTACACACCTAGGTGGAGCAACCGCTACAATAGCAGCCTGCTTCCTTTTAATGATTTTTTCTAAAGGGAGTTACCAAGCAACAAGTATCGTAAGTGCAGTATCTCTTCTACTTAGCCACCTTCCTGTAGCAGTAGTAAAAAAGCTATATCCTCGTAAAAGGCCGTATATAGCTCTTGATGAAACAAAGGTGCCTGCTAACCCATTAGAAGACCATTCATTTCCATCTGGTCATACGACTGCCATTTTTTCAGTCATTATTCCCTTTATCTTATTTATGCCGCAATTATCTGTTGTCCTACTACCTATAGCGATTAGTATCGGCTTATCTAGAATGTATTTGGGTTTACATTATCCTTCAGATGTTCTAGTAGGCTCTCTACTCGGTAGCTCTACGGCATTATTAACCTATCTATTTTTACACGAATTTCTACTTATTAATTGGTTTTAA